A stretch of DNA from Longimicrobiales bacterium:
GCATCGAGTCGGGGCCTCGGCCGCGCCATTGCCGACGAGCTCGCACAGGCCGGCGCGCGGCTGGTCCTGTGCGCGCGGGGTGCGGCGGCGCTGGAGCAGGCGCGCGAGGAAATCGCCGCGACCGGTGCCGACGTCGTCGCACAGCCCGCCGACCTGACGGACCCCGCGGGTGTGCAGGCCGTGCTCGACGCGGCGCAGCGCGCGTTCGGTGAGATCGACATCCTTGTGACGAACACCGGTGGCCCGCCCGCCGGTCCGTTCGACGCCCACTCGCCCGGGACGTGGCAGCACGCCGTCGATCAGAACCTGCACAGCGTGATCAACCTCACGCGTGGCGCGCTGGGCGGCATGCGTGCACGCGGGTGGGGCCGCATCATCAACGTGACCTCGATCGCGGTGAAGCAGCCGGTCGACGGGCTGATCCTGTCGAACAGCGTGCGTGCGGCCGTGACCGGCTTCGCGCGCACACTCGCCAACGAGGTCGCACGCGACGGCGTCACCGTGAATTGCGTGCTGCCGGGCTACACGCAGACCGAGCGTGTCGTGCACCTGGCCGAAAAGGTCGGCGACGGTGACCCTGCGAAAGGCTACGCCCGCTGGGAGTCGGAGATCCCGATGGGGCGACTGGGCGAGCCGCGCGAGCTGGCCGCGCTCGTTGCGTTCCTCGCATCCGCGCGTGCGTCGTACATCACCGGTCAGTCGATCGCAGTCGACGGCGGCTGGATCCGCTCACTGCTGTAGGAGGTGCATCATGGCGTTCGCAGAGGCACAGTGGATCTGGAAGGACGGGGAGCTGATCCCTTGGCAGCACGCGCGCATCCACGTGCTCAGCCTGGCGGTCCAGTTCGGCTCGTCGGTCTTCGAGGGGATCCGCTGTTACGCGACCTCTGAAGGTCCCGCGATCTTCCGGCTCGGCGACCACCTGCGCCGCCTCGAGGACTCCTGCCGCATCTACCGCATCGACGTGCCGTGGACGCGCGAGCAACTCGCGATCGCGTGCGGCACCGTCGTGGAGCGCAACGGCTTCGACTCCTGCTACGTGCGGCCGATGGTGCTGCGCGGCTACGGCGCGATGGGCATGCTGCCGGCCGGCAGCCCGGTCGAGACGTACGTCTGCGCGTGGCCGTGGGGCACCTACCTGGGGGATGGCGCACTGGAGAGCGGCGTCGACGTGTGCGTCTCGAGCTGGCACCGGCCGGCGCCGAACACGCTGCCGTCGCTAGCCAAGGCAGCCGGTCACTACAACAATGCGCAGCTCATCAAGATGGAGGCGGTCGCGAACGGCTATGCGGAGGCCATCGCGCTCGCGCCCGACGGACGCGTGAGCGAGGGCAGCGGCCAGAACGTGTTCCTGGTGCGCGACGGCGCGCTCGTCACGTCCCCGTCGGATGGCACGCTGCTGCTCGGCATCACCCGCCACACCGTGATGCGCATTGC
This window harbors:
- a CDS encoding SDR family oxidoreductase, whose amino-acid sequence is MDLGIAGRVALVAASSRGLGRAIADELAQAGARLVLCARGAAALEQAREEIAATGADVVAQPADLTDPAGVQAVLDAAQRAFGEIDILVTNTGGPPAGPFDAHSPGTWQHAVDQNLHSVINLTRGALGGMRARGWGRIINVTSIAVKQPVDGLILSNSVRAAVTGFARTLANEVARDGVTVNCVLPGYTQTERVVHLAEKVGDGDPAKGYARWESEIPMGRLGEPRELAALVAFLASARASYITGQSIAVDGGWIRSLL
- a CDS encoding branched-chain amino acid transaminase, with the protein product MAFAEAQWIWKDGELIPWQHARIHVLSLAVQFGSSVFEGIRCYATSEGPAIFRLGDHLRRLEDSCRIYRIDVPWTREQLAIACGTVVERNGFDSCYVRPMVLRGYGAMGMLPAGSPVETYVCAWPWGTYLGDGALESGVDVCVSSWHRPAPNTLPSLAKAAGHYNNAQLIKMEAVANGYAEAIALAPDGRVSEGSGQNVFLVRDGALVTSPSDGTLLLGITRHTVMRIAQELGIDVHEQPIPREMLYTADELFFTGTAAEITPIRSVDRITVGQGTAGPVTRALQKRFMQIVQGEIEPLEEGWLSHTRALVDAPAVAATGAVRSG